A single genomic interval of Blastopirellula marina harbors:
- a CDS encoding DUF2190 family protein: MPRRSGRGTLTDQSFTYFQATGSFRFAWQREAKMSFEAEFVHGDPLMIDHVPASAVAAGEVVVIGDLTHIAHRAIAADEKGALAARGGVYRVPKAAGGSSAIADRKKVYWNNSTNVITTTASGNTPIGYTVGASVDADTDQLVEHCPTA, encoded by the coding sequence ATGCCGCGGCGATCCGGCCGCGGCACACTAACCGACCAATCGTTCACATATTTTCAAGCTACGGGAAGCTTCCGCTTCGCGTGGCAACGCGAGGCCAAAATGAGTTTCGAAGCTGAATTCGTTCACGGTGACCCGCTGATGATCGACCACGTCCCGGCGTCCGCTGTTGCGGCTGGCGAGGTGGTTGTGATCGGCGATCTAACCCACATCGCACACCGCGCCATTGCCGCGGATGAAAAGGGCGCGTTGGCTGCCCGCGGGGGCGTTTATCGCGTACCCAAAGCGGCCGGCGGTTCGTCCGCGATCGCTGACCGCAAGAAGGTGTATTGGAACAACTCCACCAACGTGATCACCACCACGGCCAGCGGCAACACGCCGATCGGCTACACGGTGGGCGCGTCGGTCGATGCCGATACCGACCAACTGGTCGAACACTGCCCGACCGCATAA
- a CDS encoding phage tail tape measure protein encodes MSTGGVRAGGAFIELFVKDGLDKGLRSARAKLTSFASSMNGMGRNLFSFAAVGAAPLALAIGTFSDFADKMSAVRAVSGATEAQFAQLEKTARALGGSTSFSASQVAEGMKYLGQAGYSTEQIISGIPAVLNLARAGAIDLGVASDIASDVGSAFGMTADELGRVADVIAATASSANTSVGMMGETFKYAAPLAKAAGQSIEDTATAIGWMGNSGIKASMAGTDLALILKNLGGDAREGLAAVGVETVDAEGNIRSVIDVMKEVGEATKDMTQADRLAFFSANFDRAAKSAIIMADAGDSIDVLREKIENSEGAAAKMAEMMDDNLGGSFRKFLSAIEAVQISIGKSVEGPLRSFIDGAAEAASIVAKFIEENGYIVQVFGAIVVALAAAAAGFLGLALVINIVAGAVTALIGLWGVLTAVITFLASPIGLVVAALGLGVAAFLYFSGAGSAAARAVGGAFQSLKETVGPVLSALRDALNAGEWELAAQLLWSSIKTVFFESMAAILKELQDWVGQISHTMGEIARGWGLEMQRQGLFAKQEMQKNLVQVEKVRKEAAIDAMLADLPTVTAYGLDDLKTETDPLGDLAGAKAYGLDDLGDVGNQVAKTWDMAVGTTNSFAAGRIGQQARPMEKVENELQSVNDKLAKLIDQGEDQLEFGS; translated from the coding sequence ATGTCGACCGGGGGAGTACGAGCGGGCGGGGCGTTTATTGAGCTATTCGTTAAGGATGGGCTCGATAAGGGTCTGCGATCGGCACGCGCCAAGCTGACATCGTTCGCCAGTTCGATGAACGGCATGGGCCGAAATCTATTTAGCTTCGCGGCTGTGGGAGCTGCCCCACTGGCGTTGGCGATCGGCACCTTCTCAGACTTCGCCGACAAGATGTCCGCGGTCCGAGCGGTTAGCGGGGCGACCGAGGCCCAGTTCGCCCAACTGGAAAAGACGGCCCGAGCGTTGGGCGGGTCGACCAGCTTTTCCGCAAGCCAGGTCGCGGAAGGCATGAAGTACTTGGGGCAGGCCGGCTACTCGACCGAACAAATCATTTCCGGAATTCCGGCCGTGTTGAACCTGGCCCGGGCCGGAGCGATCGACCTGGGCGTGGCTTCCGACATCGCGTCCGACGTTGGTTCCGCGTTCGGCATGACGGCCGACGAATTGGGACGCGTGGCGGACGTGATCGCGGCGACGGCTTCCAGCGCCAACACCAGCGTCGGCATGATGGGCGAAACGTTCAAGTATGCCGCGCCCCTGGCGAAGGCGGCCGGCCAGTCGATCGAGGACACGGCCACGGCGATCGGCTGGATGGGAAACAGCGGCATCAAGGCCAGCATGGCCGGTACCGACCTGGCGTTGATTCTTAAAAACCTGGGAGGCGATGCCCGCGAAGGCCTGGCCGCGGTAGGCGTGGAAACGGTCGACGCGGAAGGGAACATCCGAAGCGTGATCGACGTGATGAAGGAAGTGGGCGAGGCAACCAAGGACATGACCCAAGCGGACCGCCTGGCGTTCTTTTCCGCGAACTTCGATCGGGCGGCCAAGTCGGCGATCATCATGGCGGACGCGGGCGATTCGATCGACGTTCTACGGGAGAAGATCGAAAACTCGGAAGGGGCCGCGGCCAAGATGGCCGAAATGATGGACGACAATCTGGGCGGAAGCTTCCGGAAGTTCTTATCGGCGATCGAAGCGGTCCAGATCTCGATCGGTAAGTCGGTCGAAGGCCCGCTTCGTAGCTTTATCGACGGGGCGGCCGAAGCGGCGTCGATCGTGGCCAAGTTCATAGAAGAAAACGGCTATATCGTGCAAGTGTTCGGCGCTATCGTCGTCGCCCTGGCTGCCGCGGCTGCCGGTTTCCTGGGCTTGGCGTTGGTGATCAATATCGTGGCGGGAGCGGTCACCGCGCTGATCGGCTTGTGGGGTGTGCTTACCGCGGTAATCACCTTCCTGGCTTCACCGATCGGCCTGGTGGTTGCGGCGCTAGGGCTGGGCGTGGCGGCCTTCCTGTATTTCAGCGGGGCAGGATCCGCGGCGGCCCGCGCGGTAGGCGGGGCGTTCCAATCGTTGAAGGAAACCGTCGGCCCTGTGCTGTCGGCTTTGCGTGATGCCTTGAACGCGGGCGAATGGGAGCTGGCCGCCCAACTGCTGTGGTCTTCGATCAAAACGGTTTTCTTCGAGAGCATGGCCGCGATTCTCAAAGAGCTTCAAGACTGGGTCGGCCAGATTAGCCACACGATGGGCGAGATCGCCCGCGGCTGGGGCTTGGAGATGCAACGGCAGGGACTGTTCGCGAAACAGGAAATGCAAAAGAACCTGGTCCAAGTCGAGAAGGTTCGGAAGGAAGCGGCGATCGATGCCATGTTGGCCGATCTGCCAACCGTGACCGCCTACGGCCTGGACGATCTGAAAACGGAAACGGATCCCTTAGGCGACCTGGCCGGCGCGAAGGCCTACGGCTTAGACGATCTCGGAGACGTGGGGAACCAGGTCGCGAAAACCTGGGACATGGCAGTGGGCACAACCAACAGCTTCGCCGCGGGGCGTATCGGTCAACAAGCCCGACCGATGGAGAAGGTCGAAAACGAACTGCAGAGCGTTAACGACAAGTTGGCCAAGCTGATCGACCAGGGCGAAGATCAACTCGAGTTCGGGAGCTAA